A single region of the Hyphomicrobiales bacterium genome encodes:
- a CDS encoding conserved exported hypothetical protein (Evidence 4 : Unknown function but conserved in other organisms) yields the protein MLKIIKYTAYIALILCTIGAVIVAQDATAIDAVPQQMAQAQPAGKKPVAKAKPAAPAKPQAAPVEDGEPEEAARADAPGHVAEAEPPQAQVPLYTQHALQAGLQNCAPIVNHLGNMAADTDYAVQSVWNRDRPNAHMFWQLMGLSYSGRPGLNKASSILVASPIGESQCEGVLVQVIPSPRSCEAIESSLGKEGGRALDGLVGVRNVMTVRGERVMLLPSAKSCVIVSVTGAQSQPRSQ from the coding sequence ATGCTCAAGATCATCAAATACACAGCCTATATCGCTCTTATCCTATGTACGATCGGTGCCGTTATTGTGGCGCAGGATGCGACCGCCATCGATGCGGTTCCGCAACAGATGGCGCAGGCCCAGCCAGCCGGCAAGAAGCCTGTCGCCAAAGCGAAGCCAGCGGCTCCCGCCAAGCCGCAGGCTGCGCCGGTCGAGGACGGCGAGCCTGAGGAGGCGGCAAGGGCGGATGCTCCGGGGCACGTCGCGGAGGCCGAGCCCCCTCAGGCGCAAGTTCCCCTGTATACCCAGCACGCCTTGCAGGCCGGGTTGCAGAACTGTGCGCCCATCGTCAACCATCTTGGCAATATGGCCGCCGATACGGACTATGCTGTCCAATCGGTCTGGAATCGTGACCGGCCAAATGCTCATATGTTCTGGCAGTTGATGGGATTGAGCTATAGCGGCCGGCCGGGGCTTAATAAAGCCAGCAGCATTCTGGTTGCCTCGCCGATTGGCGAGAGCCAGTGTGAGGGCGTGCTGGTACAGGTCATCCCCAGCCCGCGAAGCTGTGAAGCGATAGAGAGCAGCCTCGGCAAGGAAGGGGGGCGCGCGCTTGATGGGCTTGTCGGTGTGCGCAACGTCATGACGGTGCGTGGCGAGCGGGTCATGTTGCTGCCATCGGCGAAGAGCTGTGTGATTGTCAGTGTGACGGGCGCCCAGTCACAGCCGCGATCGCAGTGA